The sequence aaatgtTGGCTATATATTTAAACTATAATAAATAGGATACTGAGTTATTATATATAAATTACACCTATTGGGTTATATAACTATGTGAATTCCATGCTTATTAAATTTCATGCATACAAATACTTATTTGAACAAAGTAAATAAGGAATAAATAAGTGTAAAATATTTGCATTCATGTTGGTGTTTTGGTTGTGCATATAAATATGGTTTCAAGATTTAAAATAATATTTGAATTGGGATAATTAAATctataaataaaaagaaaaataatAGCAAAGAAAAGGCTTACCTAATCGGCCACTTAAGGAACACAACCCACATGAGTTTTTCCTCCTATTTTTTATTTTACTTGTCGGATCTTGCATCACTGTTACATCATGCATGACATGAGCCATCCCTTGCTGTTCGTAACAAACTAACCACTATAGTTATTGTAACCGCCCGACCATACTTCTCACCTACGCAACAGATTtggtttcgagtttgttagagttcctaacagataggatatgattgtaacagataagtaccagattagatctatcatgtaacaaATTTGGTTTTGAGTTTGTTAGAGTTTCTAATAGGTAGGATAGGTTTATAAAAGATAAGTActagattagatctatcatgtaatagattttggtttcgagtttgttagagtttcTAATATATAGGATATAGTTGTAATAGATAAGTACCAGATcagatctatcatgtaaccacCCACCTCCTAGCCTATATAAATACCTGCCATCATAACACCTCAAGCCATCAATCAAAGACTCATAGAATCCCTAGCCTCACAGCAGCCACCGCTCGCCAGTGGGCCTACCACCACGGGAAGGATGCCGCAGCCCCGTTCTGGCGTGAACAGGATCGTGTGGGGGGAGAAACGGCCCTGGCCATTGATCCGGTGATGAGAGCTCATGATTGAATCTCAAATACGCCATCATGATTGAAAATCATAGCCATTGATCTCAGATCTGTTGGCCGAGATTAGATCGCGTGATCCTTTAATCTTGAGCGTTGATTTTAGATCCGACCGCTGTGATAGAATACTGGTTCTGGTGAGATAAGTCTCTGATCCCTGCCATCGAATTTGGATCCCACGGCTAGCAATCCACCATACCCCTTCACCATGTCAATCTTTATAAAAAGACCCTCTGGTTTCCCAAAACTAACCCCCAGTCCACTCATGCACAAAGAACCTTACATGTGAGTCATGTTTTTAATAGATTAGTGTCACGCCCggatttaaaggacaaagccgggtgcgtctcatatgtgcgctaaagaagaacatcacatatatagacaaagtgtatagagataaatgtaacaagtatcattattacataacagaagtcttacaaaataaatgataaccataaagcaaactaaatattattcctcgGTGCCaacaagctgactgggagacgccacctagatgagCTCGTACTCCTTGTTGTAAGGCTCCTCctagaccacctgttcttctcttgtgggggggtttatatatcgcaagggtgagctcacaaaagatcatagctcaacaagttgtggggaataatgtgcatgaactcaccaaaggtgggagttcatgtgaagtgtaaggttgatcaacaaataagggttaaagttgagcattgcttttaataagttggtcaagtttgattagcagttactaaatgtaagtagataccaaaccagattaataatagatcaaaattagtaataaaccacaatgcgatgcaaatgaaaaattgaatttaattctataaattaatcatgcgagagtcctaagctgctcatgaccgcgagcacggctagtataccagttttacactctgcagaacttgtaccctgtacccacaagtcgtgtatcctgtCTAGCcacggtttgcaaggcccttagacactaccgaggtgaatggctagggatccactacaaggcctttacaaagtttcactagcttcagaaaacccgctacagtttctaggaaaagcaatgcaggaatcccccgtctgacagccaacgcagcaaaatcaacctaagcacctccctacacgcctaatcccctactgcccttgccccttttgggtaaggtagtcctccactagctttcctagttagtcagccaagggcgtcccattccacccttctggtggcacatgtttctcaagttaagcaccatgttccaattaacgtaatagtcttatcatgaacagaaatagaacaataataaaGAATGACCATGTGTTATAGTTATCTCAACATCCAAAACCATATATAGGAATAACAAAGACTACCCAAATGTTCaagggtaaacaaggtgtaaagatgaccaTACTAGGGTGACctgctattgggtcccatcaaaattaagcctatgcatgataaaatgattatagagaacattattgggtacataaaagtggtcaagggcacaacttgccttcaatgagctcctgctcagcaacttctacctgctgaacgcCTGAATCCTCGGCCATTGACtcgtctactcgccacaatacaaacaaacatggtacaagggagaaattaacatcacactagaCATGAATATAgaatgcataataataatctatgcgttgtAACGAAATTGTAGGaataagaatcactaaattcggagtaacggattttaagttatgattttccgagggTTTCATGTGTTCGGTACAGAAATAATTAAGTGGTCAATTTTAATACTggtttcatgctaaaacagagatactatgtgataaacaatattaataacaaattatagaaattggaatgggtcaaaaaggagttaaaaaaatttctatgaattaaacaagtttctgcaacttTTTTTGCACTAAAAAGAATTTTCTAAATGAATTTCCCTGATTTTATTCGCTGTCTCGACTGCGCGCATTATTACTGTGATGTGCAGGGTCTGTTACGTAAAAAGTCCCTGACTCAGGGCATGCCCGCGATGTACCGTGGGTTGGTTTCAATAAACTTTAGGGGCCCTTAAGTAAAATGGTTTGTCGAAGTGGTATGGAGGGATTGGGTCTGTTCGATCGACAACCGACGACGTCGATTAAACCGGACACGTCCCAAATCGGAATTGCGCCGAATCCGCCCGATCTGGAGTCTACGGCCTGGATTTAAAACAGCCACGATCTACTCTCCTTCATCCGATTCCATCACAACGACCCAGATCTGATCGCGTGAAAAGATATGAGATGGTCATCTGAACTTTCGCCCATCACCGGCCTGGCGCGGTGGCGCGAGCGCCAAGCACGGCGAAGAGCATCACCGAAGAGGTGAACCTAGGGCCCTAGTGCCCCAAACTCGAATTCACTGGGTGCTACGCAATCACAAGGCACGAGTGAGTATGGCACGAGGCTTACTCACCGGAGATGGACGACGAACGAAGCCAATCGCGATGCACGGAGGAAACGCGGCGCGGACGCTACATCGGCGAtgaattccccccccccccccccccccacagcgtGGTTCCGCGTGCCCGATTTCTTCCTGGCGCACGATCCACACACGAGTCAGACTACCAGGGAGCGCACCATGGGCTCCAAACGGGGGACGACGGTGGCTAACGACTACGGCGGCTTCCGGCGGCGTGTTATGGTCGCGGTATTGAGCTATTAAGGTGGGTGAGACggtacaacggtgtgcgggtgagATATTTGTAGAGCTACGAAGCGGAATCCGCAGCCGGGTCAATCACACCGGCCACGCAAGATCCCCGCGCGCGCAGCCGGCGGACCCGGCGTGGTGGTTTGAGGGGGGGGTGTCCAACAGACGGGCCCCACGCGCAGGGCTACGAACGACACAGGCGCAGCACGGTCCGACTAACTCGGAGGGCCCACCAGTCGGCACCACATGCCAAGTTGGGTTGGCGCGGTGGAGGGGAGAAAATGGGCCAAAATGGAGATCCAGGCCCAGCTAGAtctctttcttcttttcttttttttttattttcctttcttttcttttctaattttagatttcaaatttgaattactATTTTTGAAATTCATACTTAGGTTCAATGCCTAAATTCAAATACCATTATGAGCagattatatttatttatatattcatTTCCTTTATATTGTGTGGTATTTTCCCCTTTTTCTTTCTATATGTTATCTCCAAATTCTAATTTCCAAATCAGGTTTAAAGCCTACCTCAACATTAGTATATTTCCATTATCATTATTATTATGAGTGAATGCACAAACaattaaactccagcatgatgcataggtTATTTACATGTCATTTGTTTAATTATTGACTTTTTAAATATAGTTATTCACATTCTATAATAAATAGAGGCAAAATATATAAGGAGATCAACTCTTATTGttatttacaaattgggtattacaattaGCCGCTTCTTTTCTAGGGAATTGTGGTTGTCGTCCATTAGGGGATAGGATCTATATAATATAAGTCGAAATTGGATttctaatatgaaaataattctagaaaattgtaaaaTCTATATCTTTCTTGTTTTAACTCTGTTTTGGcccgttccagttgtgttagcttcagaataaaattgtctacatagtAACAACCCTGTTTATAGCATAACATCTACTTTTAGAACTAATATGTTTAACCCCTGTTTATTGGATTAACTTGTCTAAGTTAATAATTGAAATTAGGTCATTTATAAGTTGACAAGAATGTGAACTAGTGGTCACTTGAATTAAAAGTTAGATGGAGATAGTTACCTTTTTATCACATGCTTTATGTTAATCCACATAGAACATAATCCTCATATATAATCACATAGGTCTTCCGAAAATCATATCTTTTTCACCGTAACTTCgactttagtgattctcgaacctacgctcttgtagcagcgcgtagaatattcttacgctatatgttctcatgtttggtgtaatgttatttttatgtactccttgtctatTATATATATTGCTACGAATAGATGTGAGGTCACGAGAAATCTGAAGACCAAATTGGTTAAGTACCTGGTaatctcaagtcacaggcaagttgtgcccttgatcaatcttctttacctaataatgttccaattaatcactgtgacatgctcaggttaatttgatgggacctaataggtttccctagcattatttatcccccaccttgccaacagatgaactattgggtagatttcctattgctctacctggttttgggaaattaatgttatataggtaggtgcccgtgcgatgccacggaacataaattgcgaacctccaatggacttcatttgagacaagtGATGCCCAAGAAAATGGGAGTAAACTGACACAACTATCActtgcattacttgccctatgcaCAGAAGAATCTGACACAACTATCACCCATGAAGATTTCCGGTTAACTTGTGGAATCGGACTTCATTTGAGACAAAACAACAATACCAGTGTTGAGCTTGCCACTCGGCCATGGCACACGCGAGAACACGGGATGATCAAGTAAGAACTGAACAGAATGCACTAATACAAAAGGCTGGCTTGCGTTCGCTTCCTTGCTCCACAGGAAGCATAGCTGATATACAAATCGAGAAGCAATTTATGTTCGGTCCTTCTGTTTGGTAAAAAAAGGAACTAAGCAAGATTAAGAGGGCGTTTGGTTCGCCGAAATGTAAGCAAACGATTTACATGAGGTAATGGATACCGATACTTTTGTTTGGTTGAGCTCTTTCCATTAGTACTAAATACTACTATCCAATTCAATTATAAATAGTAATCATTACCACCGATAAGAGATCTCATTACCATTCCCTAATTATGTCTAAACCAAACACCATCTAAAAGCcaaggactaaagattagtcactGGAACGAAACGGGGCCTTAGCCACACAAAATCTCTCACCAACAGGCGAGCTATTGCACTTGGAATGTTTTATGACTGGCACAAGGAAAATACTCATCGACTTTTCATGGCATAACAGAGAATGCCTGGTTTCCCTGGAAATAGTCATTTTTTGTACAAATTTATGAGACAACCTTCTCTTCACCTGGTTTCCCTGGAGGAAGTCAACCAGGAATGATGAATCCTCCTCGCTACGCTTCTTAAGGTAGCCATGGCACACGCATGCATGGTGTATATATGGTACACACTCTTCTTGGCATCTTGGTCTCCCACCTCCAGATAGGCAGATACAGCAGAGGTCGGCAAAGCCATGCCAGAACCTTACATACGCTAAAGGTAAAGTACCAGTTACATTCCCCATTGCTCAAATGAGAGAACAAACCTTTAGGGAAGGCCTGAAGGTCCGCAAACGAGAGCCATATAATGTTTCAGAACTGACTTTGATCACGGCTACACCTCTTCCTGCTGCGGAGCCAGTGCTGGGAGCGGTGGCGATTGGGGCATCTGTTGCTGATCTTCAGATTTGTTGTTCACTTTGATCTCGAGGAGACGCTCAACAGGCTGCCTGCAGATGGGGCACCGAGTGGTTTGGTACCTCAGGACCTTGGCGCACTCACTGCACATGCACTGCAGTGAAGATGTAAGCAAAATGTCAGGGTTTAGCACATATGCTAATTCAACGCTAAATCAGTTCTGAGAAAATGGAAGTTGCTTAAGACATCAGTATGGTACTGCCTGCCTTTCTGGACCAATATTCTGAATATGTCATACTGCATAGCATACATTTGGGAATATGGGGAGCATATATTATCAAAAGAACTGTGTTTAATTTAGAACATAGTCAAATAATGAAAACTTATACCAAGTTACTTAAAAATAGAGCATTAGTTTCTACAAAAAAATGCAATCCTTGAAAGATTGCCAGCATACTTACCATATGCCTACATGGGAGGACAGTAGTATCCCTTGGTTCTGAGAGGCAAATAACACATTCTTTCCCTGGATCATTTGCATCAGCATCACCTTCCACGGAGTTCCCTATGCCATATATTTCTTGCAGTTCATACCTAGTTCCATTGACCCAAAGGATCTGGCAAACAACTCTTACATGATAATCCCCATTTTCTTTCTTTTCAAACACGGCTTGGGTGATCTGTGAGTTAGGAGTTTTCATCTTTTGGTCATCCCCTTCTGGTGGCTGATCAACAGGTAATGCTGTTTCAGCTTTAACTGCAAGTGGATATACATCCATGTCCCCCTGCTTTAATAAATCTGATTCTTCAAACACTGAAAAGTCAATTCCTGTTCCTGAAGGTTgcctgaatttttgaccaagacccTCTTTGAAGCTAACAGTAACGGGCTTCATTAGGTTTTCTTTCACTGCTGTTAGATTACAGTTGAGCTCTTCCTTTGCAAACAAGTAAACAGTCATGCTGTTCAAGGAAGCAAACGAAAAAAATTGGTCACTATACATAACAGCAAGAATAGAACTTCTTTTGTTAGTAATAATAGTCAAGATGCAGGGTTTGTCTCATGCAGTCATGCTATAAAGATAGGTGAATATCTATCCTATTTCATACATAGCTGTGCAGCTTTTAGCACAAAGCACTACAACTAAAAACTACGTAAAAGTATTATTATATTTGAACAAAAGTACAATATGGTGAAGGTACCTGTACTTGAAATTCCATACAAGCGGGAGTTCAAAATCGTCCATTTCCAGTAT is a genomic window of Zea mays cultivar B73 chromosome 5, Zm-B73-REFERENCE-NAM-5.0, whole genome shotgun sequence containing:
- the LOC109939520 gene encoding probable E3 ubiquitin-protein ligase LOG2, producing MTVYLFAKEELNCNLTAVKENLMKPVTVSFKEGLGQKFRQPSGTGIDFSVFEESDLLKQGDMDVYPLAVKAETALPVDQPPEGDDQKMKTPNSQITQAVFEKKENGDYHVRVVCQILWVNGTRYELQEIYGIGNSVEGDADANDPGKECVICLSEPRDTTVLPCRHMCMCSECAKVLRYQTTRCPICRQPVERLLEIKVNNKSEDQQQMPQSPPLPALAPQQEEV